The following are encoded in a window of Scleropages formosus chromosome 7, fSclFor1.1, whole genome shotgun sequence genomic DNA:
- the LOC108937604 gene encoding highly reducing polyketide synthase PKS6-like: MDDTDEGIAIVGIGCNFPGGEGLDNFWNVLLEGKNCTVRIPKERFDCASWYDPDDEKPGKSCTERAALMEGLSEFDHKYFGIDETEAFQLDPQQKILLQCSYRALENAGIPMEKASETKTGVYIGIGNRDFEHLLTNNSPSQINHRSVTSAGMAIAANRLSYVFNFTGPSLALDTACSSSLVALHLACQAIRNGDCEMALCGAVGCILEPRIFVALSKAKMVSPEGTSKPFSRHADGYGRGEGCGIVVLKKLKKALDDFDHIWGVISVTAVNQDGCSTTPIIKPSLVQQEELLSMIYPTRINPSHVQYVEAHGTGTLLGDLTEAKSISSVIAKARSAEMGTLLIGSVKGNIGHTELTAGMAGLIKVLLMMHHRTIVPSLFYSEDSASIDAKELNVKVPTVVEKWEPNGPFERAAGISSFGFGGTNAHAVVKQHKSVSAAQAAMGHSFCIFILSAKTEKSIMMMIEDTAQKISTNSTVDIQHIAYTSACRRSHAKHKYRKAFVVSSLRNLEAQLRSALNKKVVPSRMNPRLIFVFCGNGVTYKGMCSQLLKEEPVFREKVKEIDTLMQRYKGTGVFERLQDDSDDSFEPQVIQPLLFAIQVAIHSVLKHWGINADAIVGHSVGEIAAAHCSGLLSLEDAVKVLYFRSTLQNQVTGGKMLVISNVPVSEILKLLSPYSGKVSLAAFNSPRSCTLSGEGDAIDSLHQSLQTSPAGKDLFLRLLNVPAAYHSHMMDPILTRMEKSIGTLDAKKPETELFSTVTGAPFSEGDFCTGKYWARNIREPVAFEQAIKSAAKGMKNVVFLEIGPRHALKRNIMETLEEDTVVLPSVLPEKDQETLLNVLPKLYELGHPVKWEQFYKGCEVPPAPFPQYQFDSPKNVTFYVTQASTGSDHVLLNSIGTNRFLCNCFSDTVSYLREHKNNGVAIIPGSFYVELALASCMASSKPKVPLSSLQLTINFHIPFVLNHKSPELTVQLDPGEGEMAVQIQSSSAIYASGSIKCRPGKTVKLQTISMHSIHQRCTPLMESEELYKMLSKSGFEHGSVFRNTGELYYGKEFNEVLSFVKVPDELQEHLHDYCIHPVVLDYLMQIAAVFADKARISKPGYPSSIGSVSVFEPLQKEMFMYLRATYVDSDIIICGCFTDKEGRVLTELQDMKITHLSSMPLGIREFFFESEINVTATENNSSHKPKALVFADLQGVALALKQYLHDDSSYMDFKHDKEEVLGLLLALDFSSLDHEEILFIWGVFDLTNLETENVMQRLLTCCECFRQLVLKLYEAKFSHPLRIITYGSSEKTVFNINSGFVLPGLTRGCAAEFEFFKFQLIDIESISYKDIEALGQVIRSYPCTKYPEIIISDGQIHSVTLSHTPFKDNSSQKVGHSESECFALQTVDPYQVARLSAIPIGDIDVDIQEQMIEIELTKVCIHSMDYFPVTTSDLNFGQTLYWSEHISQNHTLLALDFSGIVTAVGSKVVDFKTGDPVVSCYPVVASSKLRIPEVACYSAKKFPFLLDLPCMSYFVLAWEILFKELPEVNHHMKLGIISSQLNSALMNVLVAAAFEKGWSSVLTFQDVGTVPHKDLCDALVLLPPLNPSFIDQVCRVCPAKDIIVVCDSKNLTSISQNILKNENDNVCIHTVHAEKVFQKAYLRNHKKDIDNWLKSMHFDASTFSLRWNTFQSVIPKSSETMPSQSYFNSDRIPVIVLNDKAGSELSDILMLEKQKVRFQRNAVYVVSGGLSGLGFETVKFIAERGGGYIVTLSRRKPTHETQLVIDSLQSTYRITILCQQCDISITSQVEEAFSDIGKKFPHPVKGVFHSAVVLSDGLISTLNESLFEKVLKPKVNGVLNLHRVTRKSKLDYFVCYSSIASCMGSAAQSNYCAANSFLDLFCHYRRRMGLAAQSINWGPLNLGLLLNKDHLHTFMESKGVTPMSISEAHESLEQSLLLNSPQQIVCKFSFKNLAASRQNDSLRQRLYGVLETVLQTAMEPDPRVEMVNSSLTSAPEEYIRLLLCEICDAELEALEDNVLLTTLGVDSMLVITLQNHIYWERGISIPLVKLLDPQCTLSTLISYLKVDGETVE, translated from the exons ATGGATGATACAGACGAAGGCATTGCTATTGTGGGCATTGGCTGCAATTTTCCAGGAG GGGAAGGCCTTGACAACTTCTGGAATGTTTTGTTGGAGGGGAAAAACTGTACAGTACGCATTCCAAAGGAAAGGTTCGACTGTGCGTCCTGGTACGACCCAGATGATGAGAAGCCTGGGAAGTCATGTACGGAGCGCGCTGCACTAATGGAAGG GTTAAGTGAATTTGACCACAAGTACTTTGGCATCGATGAGACTGAAGCATTTCAACTAGATCCTCAGCAGAAGATCCTGCTACAATGTTCCTATAGAGCCCTGGAGAATGCTGGGATACCAATGGAAAAGGCCAGTGAAACCAAAACTGGCGTGTACATTG GAATTGGGAACCGGGATTTTGAACACCTACTAACAAATAATAGCCCAAGTCAAATAAATCACCGCAGTGTGACGAGCGCAGGCATGGCGATAGCCGCTAACCGCCTCTCCTACGTTTTCAACTTCACGGGGCCCTCCTTGGCTTTGGACACGGCCTGCTCTTCCTCTCTGGTGGCCCTGCATCTGGCATGCCAGGCTATAAGAAATG GGGACTGTGAGATGGCTCTGTGCGGCGCTGTCGGCTGCATTCTTGAGCCACGAATCTTCGTCGCCCTCAGCAAAGCGAAGATGGTCTCACCCGAGGGTACCAGCAAGCCCTTCTCCCGCCACGCAGATGGCTACGGCAGAGGGGAAGGCTGTGGGATTGTTGTGCTGAAGAAACTCAAAaag GCCCTGGATGACTTTGACCACATCTGGGGGGTCATAAGTGTGACCGCTGTTAACCAAGATGGTTGCTCCACCACGCCAATCATTAAGCCCTCACTGGTCCAGCAGGAGGAGCTGTTGAGCATGATCTACCCTACGCGCATCAATCCGTCACACGTGCAGTACGTAGAGGCTCATGGGACAGGAACGCTACTGGGAGATCTCACAGAGGCGAAGAGTATCTCCAGTGTTATTGCTAAAGCCAGGAGTGCCGAGATGGGCACGCTCCTCATTGGCTCGGTGAAGGGTAACATTGGACACACGGAGCTGACAGCTGGGATGGCAGGACTCATCAAGGTGCTCCTGATGATGCATCACAGGACCATTGTTCCCTCATTATTCTACTCTGAGGACAGTGCCAGCATTGATGCCAAAGAGCTGAATGTAAAGGTCCCCACTGTGGTGGAGAAGTGGGAGCCAAATGGTCCTTTCGAAAGGGCTGCTGGCATCAGCAGTTTTGGGTTTGGGGGCACAAATGCACATGCAGTTGTGAAACAGCACAAGTCAGTCTCTGCTGCTCAAGCCGCAATGGGACATTCATTCTGTATTTTCATCCTCTCtgccaaaactgaaaaatccatcatgatgatgattgaGGACACAGCTCAGAAGATAAGCACGAACAGTACAGTGGACATACAGCATATAGCATACACTTCAGCATGTAGGAGAAGTCATGCAAAGCACAAATATAGAAAAGCTTTTGTGGTATCTTCTCTAAGGAACTTAGAAGCTCAACTTAGGTCTGCACTAAACAAAAAAGTTGTGCCATCAAGGATGAATCCCAGGCtgatatttgtgttttgtggaaaTGGTGTCACCTACAAAGGGATGTGTAGTCAGCTACTGAAAGAGGAACCTGTTTTTAGGGAAAAGGTCAAAGAAATAGACACTCTAATGCAACGTTACAAAGGCACCGGTGTCTTTGAGAGGTTACAGGACGACAGTGACGATTCCTTTGAACCACAAGTTATCCAGCCACTGCTCTTTGCCATCCAGGTTGCCATTCACAGTGTTTTGAAACACTGGGGCATCAACGCAGATGCTATTGTCGGGCATTCTGTGGGTGAGATTGCTGCAGCCCATTGCTCTGGTCTGCTGTCGTTGGAGGATGCAGTGAAGGTACTTTATTTCCGCAGCACTTTGCAGAACCAGGTAACTGGAGGGAAAATGCTTGTCATCAGCAATGTGCCAGTATCGGAAATCCTGAAGCTTCTGTCCCCTTACTCAGGGAAGGTGAGCTTGGCTGCTTTCAACAGCCCACGTTCCTGCACCTTGTCAGGAGAGGGAGACGCAATAGATAGCCTCCACCAGAGTTTGCAAACCTCTCCCGCAGGCAAAGATCTGTTCCTGCGCTTGTTGAACGTCCCTGCAGCTTATCACAGTCACATGATGGATCCCATCCTGACGAGAATGGAGAAGTCCATAGGAACCTTGGACGCAAAAAAACCCGAGACTGAGCTTTTTTCGACAGTGACGGGAGCGCCATTTTCCGAAGGAGATTTTTGCACTGGTAAATATTGGGCCAGGAACATCAGAGAGCCGGTGGCATTTGAGCAGGCCATAAAGTCAGCAGCAAAAGGAATGAAGAACGTAGTTTTTTTGGAGATAGGTCCCAGACATGCCTTAAAAAGGAATATCATGGAGACACTGGAGGAGGACACTGTTGTGTTACCCTCCGTTCTGCCTGAGAAAGACCAGGAGACACTGCTTAATGTGTTGCCCAAGCTCTATGAGCTCGGCCACCCTGTGAAATGGGAGCAGTTTTACAAAGGGTGTGAAGTTCCACCAGCACCTTTCCCACAATATCAGTTTGACAGCccaaaaaatgtgacattttatgtAACACAAGCGAGCACTGGAAGCGATCATGTCCTGCTCAACAGTATAGGGACAAACCGATTTCTCTGCAATTGCTTCTCTGACACGGTCTCATACCTTCGTGAACACAAGAACAACGGAGTTGCCATCATCCCTGGCTCCTTCTACGTTGAACTGGCTTTGGCATCCTGCATGGCAAGTTCAAAACCAAAAGTTCCTCTCAGCTCATTGCAGCTCACAATAAATTTCCACATCCCATTTGTTTTGAACCACAAGTCGCCTGAACTGACTGTGCAGCTTGATCCAGGAGAGGGTGAGATGGCTGTCCAAATTCAATCTTCTTCAGCAATCTATGCATCAGGCAGCATCAAATGCAGGCCAGGGAAGACAGTGAAGCTGCAGACAATCTCCATGCATAGTATTCACCAGAGATGTACGCCCCTGATGGAGTCTGAGGAATTGTACAAGATGCTCAGTAAGTCCGGATTCGAACATGGCTCAGTTTTCCGAAACACTGGAGAGCTGTATTATGGAAAAGAGTTCAATGAAGTTCTCTCCTTCGTGAAGGTTCCAGATGAATTGCAAGAACACTTACATGACTACTGCATTCACCCAGTGGTGCTAGATTATTTAATGCAAATTGCAGCAGTGTTTGCAGATAAAGCACGAATTTCAAAACCCGGATATCCATCGTCCATAGGgagtgtgtctgtttttgaaCCTCTGCAGAAGGAAATGTTCATGTACTTACGAGCAACATATGTTGATTCCGACATCATAATATGTGGTTGCTTCACAGACAAAGAGGGCCGAGTTTTAACTGAACTCCAAGACATGAAGATCACGCATTTGAGCAGCATGCCCCTGGGCATCAGAGAGTTCTTctttgaaagtgaaataaatgtcaCAGCTACAGAAAACAACTCAAGCCACAAACCCAAAGCTCTGGTGTTTGCAGATCTACAGGGGGTAGCTCTTGCACTGAAGCAGTACTTACATGATGACTCTTCTTACATGGATTTTAAACATGACAAAGAAGAAGTTCTTGGCTTATTGCTGGCTTTAGATTTCTCCAGTTTGGATCACGAGGAAATTTTGTTCATCTGGGGTGTTTTTGACCTGACTAATCTCGAAACAGAAAACGTTATGCAGCGCTTACTAACTTGCTGTGAGTGTTTCCGACAACTTGTTCTCAAGCTGTATGAAGCAAAATTTTCACATCCTTTGAGGATCATAACCTATGGTTCATCAGAAAAGACAGTGTTCAACATCAACTCAGGCTTTGTTCTTCCTGGTCTGACCAGAGGATGTGCAGCAGAGtttgaatttttcaaatttcagttgATTGACATTGAGTCCATTTCGTACAAGGACATTGAAGCTCTTGGTCAGGTGATTCGCTCTTACCCATGTACAAAATATCCAGAGATCATAATAAGTGATGGTCAGATTCATTCAGTTACACTTTCTCATACACCTTTCAAAGACAACAGCAGTCAGAAAGTGGGTCATTCAGAGAGTGAATGCTTTGCCCTGCAGACAGTTGACCCATACCAGGTTGCCAGGTTATCAGCTATTCCCATTGGTGACATAGATGTAGACATTCAAGAGCAAATGATTGAGATTGAGCTGACCAAAGTCTGCATCCATTCTATGGACTACTTTCCTGTCACAACTTCTGATCTGAACTTTGGCCAGACTTTGTACTGGAGtgaacacatttctcagaaccaCACACTCCTAGCACTTGACTTCAGTGGTATAGTTACAGCTGTGGGTAGCAAAGTGGTTGACTTTAAAACGGGAGATCCAGTTGTTTCCTGCTACCCAGTGGTTGCATCCTCTAAGCTCAGGATTCCAGAAGTTGCATGTTACAGCGCCAAGAAGTTTCCTTTTCTCTTGGATCTCCCTTGCATGTCTTACTTTGTGTTGGCATGGGAAATTTTGTTTAAAGAGCTGCCTGAAGTAAATCATCACATGAAGCTTGGTATCATCTCATCTCAACTTAATTCTGCTCTGATGAATGTCCTGGTGGCAGCTGCATTTGAGAAAGGATGGAGTTCAGTGCTTACTTTCCAGGATGTAGGAACAGTACCCCATAAAGATCTGTGTGATGCACTAGTCCTTTTGCCTCCACTGAATCCATCTTTCATTGATCAAGTGTGCAGAGTGTGTCCTGCAAAAGACATCATTGTGGTCTGTGACAGCAAGAACCTGACTTCTATATCTCAAAATATcctgaaaaatgaaaacgaCAATGTTTGCATTCATACCGTTCACGCAGAAAAAGTTTTCCAAAAGGCATACCTTAGGAACCACAAAAAAGACATTGACAATTGGCTAAAATCAATGCATTTTGATGCGAGCACTTTCAGTTTACGGTGGAACACATTCCAATCTGTAATACCGAAAAGTTCAGAGACAATGCCGTCTCAGTCTTACTTCAACTCAGATAGAATACCTGTAATTGTTCTAAATGATAAAGCAGGAAGTGAGCTTTCAGACATCCTCATGCTTGAGAAACAAAAAGTACGTTTTCAGAGGAATGCAGTGTATGTAGTGTCAGGAGGACTTTCTGGCTTGGGGTTTGAAACTGTCAAGTTCATTGCTGAGCGTGGTGGTGGTTACATTGTCACGCTTTCCAGACGAAAACCCACGCATGAAACTCAGCTGGTCATTGATAGTTTGCAGAGTACTTATAGAATCACCATCCTGTGTCAGCAGTGTGACATTTCGATTACCTCTCAAGTTGAAGAAGCATTCTCAGACATTGGAAAGAAATTTCCTCATCCTGTTAAGGGAGTTTTCCACAGTGCAGTAGTCTTGAGTGATGGGCTGATTAGCACTCTTAATGAATCTCTCTTTGAAAAGGTCCTGAAGCCAAAGGTTAATGGGGTCCTGAACTTGCATCGTGTCACCAGGAAATCCAAATTAGACTATTTTGTGTGCTACTCTTCAATAGCATCATGCATGGGAAGTGCTGCTCAGTCAAACTACTGCGCTGCAAATTCATTCTTGGATCTGTTTTGCCACTACCGGAGGAGGATGGGACTTGCTGCACAGTCCATTAACTGGGGTCCTTTGAACCTGGGGCTTCTGCTGAACAAGGACCATCTGCACACATTTATGGAGTCTAAGGGTGTGACCCCAATGAGTATCTCAGAGGCCCATGAAAGTCTTGAGCAAAGTCTGTTGCTGAACAGCCCTCAGCAAATTGTGTGCAAATTCAGCTTCAAAAACTTAGCTGCCAGCCGACAAAATGACTCTCTGAGACAACGTTTGTATGGAGTACTGGAAACAGTATTGCAAACTGCAATGGAACCAGACCCAAGGGTCGAGATGGTGAATTCCAGTCTCACCTCTGCACCTGAGGAATATATCAGGCTTTTATTGTGTGAAATATGTGACGCTGAATTGGAGGCACTTGAAGACAATGTGTTACTTACTACGCTGGGAGTTGATTCAATGTTGGTAATCACCCTCCAAAATCACATATATTGGGAGAGAGGCATCAGCATCCCTCTAGTCAAACTCCTGGATCCACAGTGTACACTGAGTACTTTAATTTCTTATCTAAAGGTTGACGGGGAGACAGTGGAATAG